From Laspinema palackyanum D2c, one genomic window encodes:
- the pyrR gene encoding bifunctional pyr operon transcriptional regulator/uracil phosphoribosyltransferase PyrR, with amino-acid sequence MNANVIEILSAEELRRTVTRLASQIVERSNDLSELVLIGIYTRGVPFAQILASQIELLEQIQVPVGALDITFYRDDLDNIGMRTPAKTEMPFDLTGKEVMLVDDVIFKGRTIRAALDAIADYGRPSLIRLAVLVDRGHREVPIHPDFIGKTLPTAKEEQVKVFFNQVDDRDGVELIKVM; translated from the coding sequence ATGAATGCTAACGTGATTGAAATCCTCTCCGCAGAAGAACTGCGCCGGACTGTGACCCGTCTGGCGTCCCAGATTGTGGAACGGTCGAATGATTTGTCAGAATTGGTGCTGATTGGCATTTACACCCGGGGGGTTCCCTTCGCGCAGATATTGGCAAGTCAGATTGAACTCCTCGAACAGATTCAGGTGCCGGTGGGTGCTTTAGATATTACGTTTTATCGCGATGATTTGGATAATATTGGGATGCGAACTCCGGCAAAAACGGAGATGCCGTTTGATTTGACAGGGAAGGAGGTGATGTTGGTGGATGATGTGATTTTCAAGGGTCGCACGATTCGCGCGGCGTTGGATGCGATCGCGGATTATGGCAGACCCTCTCTGATTCGGTTGGCGGTCCTGGTCGATCGCGGTCATCGCGAGGTTCCCATTCATCCGGATTTCATCGGCAAAACTCTCCCGACGGCAAAGGAAGAACAGGTTAAGGTCTTTTTCAATCAGGTAGACGATCGCGATGGGGTTGAATTGATTAAGGTGATGTGA